The DNA region CGGGCTTCAGCGTCGAACCCTTCGGCACGACCACCACCAGTTCATTGCCGAGCAGGCTGACCCGGCTGTCGGTCTTGATGAGGTTGCGCTGCTGCAAATAGTCCATCCAGTCGAGATCCGCGGAAATGAAGATGTCGGCGGGGGCGCCATTCTCGATCTGCTTGGCAAGTCCCGACGAGGCGGCAAAGGAGGAGGTCACGATTCCGCCGGTCTTCGCCTTGAACTGCGCCGACAGCTTATCCACCGCGTTCTTGGTCGAGGCGGCGGCCAGGACCAGAACGTCCTGCGCCATCGCCGCCGGCGCCGCCAGCGTCAGCCCGACACCGAGGACGACCGCGAAGGCCGCCGATGTGACACCACGCCGCCCCAAGACCGCACGCATCCCGATCATCGTCATCTCCTGCCGATTTCGACGTTTCATATATATTCAAACGGATACAGCGCTTCGCGGTTGCGGTAAAGCGCAAACGGCCAAGCCGGAGGCGGATCCGGAACGGTCACATCATGTCATGACTTGCGTCGCGCCCCCGTGATAGGACTTGCGCCATCCGGACCCGCTCCATCTTCCCTCCCTGCCTTAGGAAAGCCCCATGCGCGCCGTGAAGATTTCCCCCTCGATTCTCTCCGCCGATTTCGCCCGGCTGGGCGAGGAGGTCCGTGCGGTCGACGCGGCCGGCGCCGACTACATCCACATCGACGTGATGGACGGCCATTTCGTGCCGAACCTGACCATCGGGCCGGGGGTGGTGAAGGCGCTGCGCCCCCATTCCGCCAAGGTCTTCGACGTCCATCTGATGATCTCGCCGGTGGATCTGTTCGTTCCGGACTTCGCCAAGGCCGGCGCCGACATCATCACCGTCCATCCGGAAGCGGGCCCGCATCTGCACCGCACCATCCAGTTGATCAAGTCGCTGGGCAAGAAGGCCGGCGTCTCGCTGAATCCGGCCACGCCGGTGGACGCCATCCAGCATGTGCTGGAGGATGTCGACCTGGTGCTGGTGATGACGGTCAACCCCGGCTTTGGCGGCCAGAGCTTCATCAAGAGCCAGTTGCCGAAGATCCGCGAGCTGCGCGCCCGCATCGACGCGATCGGCAAGCCGATCGACCTGGAGGTCGATGGCGGCATCAATCCGGAAACCGCCC from Azospirillum sp. B510 includes:
- the rpe gene encoding ribulose-phosphate 3-epimerase translates to MRAVKISPSILSADFARLGEEVRAVDAAGADYIHIDVMDGHFVPNLTIGPGVVKALRPHSAKVFDVHLMISPVDLFVPDFAKAGADIITVHPEAGPHLHRTIQLIKSLGKKAGVSLNPATPVDAIQHVLEDVDLVLVMTVNPGFGGQSFIKSQLPKIRELRARIDAIGKPIDLEVDGGINPETARLAIEAGADVLVAGTATFTGGPDQYAANIKALR